A genome region from Desulfobulbaceae bacterium DB1 includes the following:
- a CDS encoding SAM-dependent methyltransferase, translated as MEKQWNIGELLRTSTAYWQACALQAGVRLGIFTVINKESRSLSHIAAAIKADERGTEYLLNALAAMGLLKKEGDLYTNGSAAREYLSSHSPEYIGHIIQHHHHILDGWAQLHEAVATGHPVEMRSYGDDVERESFLMGMFNLAMGIAPALVSQVDLLGRRRLLDLGGGPGTYAIHFCLANPDLAAVVFDRPTTEPFALKTVKRFGLADRIAFHGGDFHLDPIPGPAFDAAWLSHILHSSGPAECRKIIKKTAAALEPGGLIMIHEFILDDSKDGPEFPALFSLNMLVNNEDGRSYSEEEIRAMLEAAGVRNIARHPFRGPNDSSIICGIV; from the coding sequence ATGGAAAAGCAATGGAATATAGGAGAACTGCTGCGAACCTCAACCGCTTACTGGCAAGCCTGCGCCCTGCAGGCCGGAGTCAGGCTGGGGATATTTACCGTAATCAACAAGGAAAGCCGCTCCCTGTCTCATATCGCCGCCGCCATTAAAGCGGATGAGCGGGGGACCGAGTATCTGCTCAACGCCCTGGCCGCCATGGGGCTTCTCAAAAAAGAAGGCGACCTTTACACAAACGGCTCCGCGGCCCGGGAGTATCTCTCCAGCCATTCCCCCGAATACATCGGCCACATCATCCAGCACCATCATCACATCCTGGACGGCTGGGCGCAACTGCATGAAGCGGTGGCAACCGGCCATCCGGTGGAAATGCGCTCCTACGGCGACGATGTCGAACGGGAAAGCTTTCTCATGGGCATGTTCAACCTGGCCATGGGGATCGCCCCCGCCCTTGTCTCCCAGGTTGATCTCCTCGGTCGGCGCAGGCTGCTTGATCTCGGCGGAGGTCCCGGAACCTACGCCATCCACTTCTGTCTTGCCAATCCGGATCTTGCCGCCGTCGTCTTCGACCGGCCGACAACAGAGCCCTTTGCCCTAAAAACAGTGAAACGCTTCGGACTTGCCGACCGTATCGCCTTTCACGGCGGCGACTTCCACCTTGACCCCATTCCGGGCCCCGCCTTTGACGCGGCCTGGCTGTCACATATTCTCCACAGCAGCGGTCCGGCCGAATGCCGGAAAATCATCAAAAAAACAGCGGCCGCCCTGGAGCCGGGCGGGCTTATCATGATCCACGAATTCATCCTTGACGACAGCAAGGACGGCCCTGAATTTCCCGCCCTGTTCTCATTAAACATGCTGGTCAATAACGAAGACGGGAGATCATACTCGGAGGAGGAAATCCGCGCCATGCTGGAAGCGGCCGGGGTCAGGAATATCGCCCGCCACCCCTTCCGGGGACCGAACGACTCCTCAATAATCTGCGGCATCGTCTGA
- a CDS encoding 23S rRNA (adenine(2503)-C(2))-methyltransferase, producing the protein MTEMVDLRHLTSAQLAHFMGELDFPESAARRVFSALQRTGVTDFAQMTMVNKVIRSALAEKSVISSLVPLALEQSGDGTRKFVFRLADGAVIESVLIPERNRHTLCISSQCGCAMGCGFCLTGRMGFIRNLSAAEIVNQVLAVIAQMVSSGIKRATPREYVTNLVFMGMGEPLANYDNLLTTLRILMDEAGLGFSERRVTVSTCGLAPRINDLGRDVRVNLAVSLHAADDYTRSRLMPVNRRYDLDELLAACRSWSLLKKRVVLFEYILIRGINDGEKDALLLAEKLHDIPCRINLLPYNESDSLSYARPDDGTVLRFSRILRAAGYTTIVRSSRGADISAACGQLASLVG; encoded by the coding sequence ATGACGGAAATGGTTGACCTGCGGCATCTGACATCGGCACAGCTGGCCCATTTCATGGGTGAGCTCGATTTTCCGGAGTCGGCCGCTCGCCGGGTTTTTTCCGCCCTGCAGCGAACCGGGGTGACTGATTTTGCGCAGATGACAATGGTCAATAAAGTGATCCGTTCGGCCCTGGCCGAAAAATCGGTGATCAGCAGCCTGGTGCCCCTTGCCCTGGAGCAGTCCGGGGACGGTACGCGCAAATTTGTTTTCCGGCTTGCCGACGGGGCGGTGATCGAAAGCGTGCTGATCCCGGAGAGGAATCGGCATACCCTGTGTATCTCCTCCCAATGCGGCTGCGCCATGGGGTGCGGCTTCTGCCTCACCGGCCGCATGGGCTTTATCCGCAATCTCTCTGCCGCTGAAATTGTCAACCAGGTGCTGGCCGTGATTGCGCAGATGGTGTCTTCCGGCATCAAACGGGCAACTCCCAGGGAATATGTCACCAATCTGGTTTTCATGGGCATGGGGGAACCGCTGGCAAACTATGACAATCTGCTCACCACATTACGGATCCTGATGGATGAGGCGGGACTTGGCTTCAGCGAGCGGCGGGTCACCGTTTCCACGTGCGGTCTCGCCCCCCGCATCAATGATCTCGGCCGGGATGTTCGGGTCAATCTTGCCGTTTCCCTGCATGCCGCGGATGATTATACGCGCAGTCGGCTGATGCCGGTTAACCGGCGTTACGATCTCGACGAACTGCTGGCCGCCTGCCGCTCCTGGTCCCTGTTGAAGAAGCGGGTTGTTCTTTTTGAGTATATCCTGATCCGGGGGATAAATGACGGGGAAAAAGACGCCTTGCTGCTGGCCGAAAAACTCCATGATATCCCCTGCCGGATTAACCTTCTTCCCTACAACGAGTCAGATTCCCTGTCCTACGCCCGACCCGATGATGGGACGGTTCTGCGTTTCAGTCGCATATTGCGCGCCGCCGGTTACACCACGATTGTCAGAAGCAGCCGGGGAGCGGACATCTCCGCCGCCTGCGGCCAGTTGGCCTCCTTGGTCGGCTAG